The nucleotide window TTGGGAAATTCAACTGGATTTCGAAAACCAGGTGTGGTGGAGTCCATTCTTATCGAGCCAGGATATTGTCGCGACGGTGGAAGATGGCAAGGCGACCTTGTCCGGATCAGTGCAGCATATGCACCAACGTCTCATTGCCGAACAACAGGCGTTTGAGGCAGGAGCCTCGATCGTCCTTAACCGGTTGCAAGTGGGAACATCTTTGACATCTCCTGAATCTTCGACTCCAAGTATCCATGCCCGACGTTGAAAGTCGGGCCGGTCCAAATCGGAAAAAACTCAATCCAAATTCCCTCTAGTTCCCATCGTTTCCAGTTTTGTATGAAATCCTCTGTAGTGTGCCAGTGGAAAGCATGAATCCCACACCCATAGCCCGATTAAGTATTTAACCTCAAGGGTAATGAAGAGTAGCGCGAATAACCGGGACGCGTAAAATCAATAGAATTTTTTATACTTTTCTGGCTTTTATCATCTAACCTAATGAGGGAGGACATCGTAATGAAATGCACCATTAGCACCCCTGGCCAACAAGTGGTCCTGACGCTTACCGTGGATCTCAGTATTAATACCCCCAATTTGAGTCGAACCGATTTATTATTGGACCGTGTGGTTTCGTCATCGATTTCCTTACTCATTTTAGATTTACGGTCCTTGTCATGTTTGAATTCTATTGGGACCTGGACCATCTTTCAGATTGTGTTCAAAGCCAAACAACAGGGCAAAGGTGTGTTCCTGTATAATGTGCAACCTTCCATACAACCCTATTTAAAAGAGGCAGGAATATTTGAACTATCCACTTCAATCGATACCCAGGAGGAGCTCGGAAATGTGTTAGAAGGAAATTCCCGGCTTCAGGGGTCTTCTGCGAATGGGGAAAACTTGAAGATCTCAATAAAAGAAAGGCGACTATCATCTGCCGCAATAGCATCGTTGTAGAAAAAGTGCCTGGCGTCAAAGTTGTATTGCTGAATGGTCAGGTCATGACAGGTTTCAGTTTTGAACGAGTTTTGAAAAATTGTCACCTTATTCATCATCCTGCCTTGTGGCGGGGATATAGGACGCAGAATTGCAAAAGGATACTTTGACCCGGCTTAATCCCCGTGCTTAGGTGGAGAACGATATCGGATGATCTTTCTTTTTTTTGAAACCGTGAGATAAGGTAAAATTGAGATGAACTTCCCGGAAAGCCAAGACTTCCAGTGACTAGAAAAAACCCCTCGTCCAAGGGTCGATCAGTATCGTCGTCTTCCCCCTCACTCAAAAAATCCCCAACCCTCAAGAAAACAGGGAAGTCCGCAAACACCCCAAAGGCCTCCTCGTCAGCACAAACGCCTTCAATACGTCCCCAGAGGGAAGCGAATGATTCGTCGTCCAATGCGTTTCCCATAGTCGGGGTTGGCGCCTCGACCAGAGGGCTCGATGCGTTGTCCCAATTTTTTTCAACGCTTCCTGCCGATAGCGGAATGGGCTTTGTGGTGATCCAGCACCCGGCCTCCGATCGCGAAAACCTCATGCTTGAATCGTTGACGGGGAAGACCTCGTTGCCGA belongs to Nitrospiraceae bacterium and includes:
- a CDS encoding STAS domain-containing protein, with protein sequence MKCTISTPGQQVVLTLTVDLSINTPNLSRTDLLLDRVVSSSISLLILDLRSLSCLNSIGTWTIFQIVFKAKQQGKGVFLYNVQPSIQPYLKEAGIFELSTSIDTQEELGNVLEGNSRLQGSSANGENLKISIKERRLSSAAIASL